A region from the Methylovorus glucosotrophus genome encodes:
- a CDS encoding putative bifunctional diguanylate cyclase/phosphodiesterase — translation MPGIETTTLETVRQRVIDRLAALMESQTRTKAFGGEVVQLIRSVHQDTVSALKAIAEHAKNQDTLSSVEGIIQTFSRLDSTLNILFQERNRQWYRNGDYVQALMGEFHTTLSDLSDTLIEKDLLERQSAVLERIILSHEHVSHWQEFVQEILADFHSIFPFNFFYIAFSEESGLSLFLYFIGNHSENSKKIARELCTTQVLNSMNITSSVALDIEEFYIKATGDNDSSDDLRMITVTVPQHTPKLAGLLGVAYVSTANLTPQEDSVLRSILSVMVMVVGSSKVLSRSLAELEYYSMHDPLTGLYNRRQFNHMLEYEIGRSARHQHEFSLLLLDLDDFKDINDTYGHLTGDEVLRGVAEILQSNIRMGDLAARIGGDEFVVILTETNREGARVVAEALGKCLRDKSFFSSDNREFHQTVSIGIANYPNDTNNLTDLLAGMDVAMYRAKEMGKNGSCTLDALKDRVETSRLTRDYAEKLRKALQEKRFIPYYQPIVNCRTQEVFAYETLARLVEPTGETISAGIFIEAIEKYGLARELDRAIIEHAFNDKYQLHNTAHPEAKLFLNLSAQEIQGRGILGYAEELCHQLKIPPSHVVFEILERDAISDMTNMRKFLAKLRDKGFAFALDDFGSGYNSFHYLRELRFEYVKIDGAFVRNILNSKVDYALVSNLSRLCHDLGIQTIAEFVENQEILEALQHMKIDYVQGFHISLPKREMN, via the coding sequence ATGCCAGGGATTGAGACCACAACTTTAGAGACTGTGCGGCAACGCGTCATTGATCGTCTTGCTGCATTAATGGAGAGTCAAACACGTACCAAAGCCTTTGGTGGTGAAGTTGTACAACTTATCCGCAGTGTCCACCAGGACACTGTGAGTGCATTGAAGGCAATTGCAGAACATGCAAAAAATCAGGACACATTATCTTCTGTCGAAGGAATCATCCAAACTTTCAGCCGCTTGGATTCCACCCTCAATATCTTATTCCAAGAGCGAAACAGGCAATGGTATCGCAACGGTGATTATGTCCAGGCACTAATGGGAGAATTCCATACTACTCTTTCAGACTTATCTGACACATTAATAGAGAAGGATTTGCTCGAACGCCAAAGCGCCGTTTTAGAGAGAATTATTTTGTCTCATGAGCATGTGTCCCATTGGCAAGAGTTCGTTCAAGAGATCCTTGCAGATTTCCATTCGATTTTTCCATTTAACTTCTTTTATATCGCCTTCTCTGAAGAATCCGGGTTATCGCTCTTTTTATATTTCATTGGAAATCATTCAGAAAATTCAAAAAAAATCGCAAGAGAGCTTTGTACCACTCAAGTTCTGAATAGCATGAATATCACTAGCTCTGTAGCGCTAGATATAGAAGAGTTTTATATCAAAGCGACAGGGGATAACGACAGCTCCGATGATTTACGGATGATCACGGTGACTGTCCCACAGCACACGCCTAAATTAGCCGGCTTGCTGGGCGTTGCATATGTTTCGACCGCTAACCTGACGCCTCAGGAGGACAGTGTTCTCAGATCGATTCTTTCGGTCATGGTTATGGTTGTTGGGTCAAGCAAGGTTCTATCTCGGTCTCTTGCTGAGCTTGAGTACTACTCCATGCATGATCCGCTCACGGGGCTTTATAACCGTCGACAATTTAATCACATGCTGGAATACGAAATTGGGCGTTCAGCACGCCATCAGCATGAGTTCTCGTTGCTTCTACTTGATTTAGACGATTTTAAAGACATCAACGATACCTATGGTCATTTAACAGGGGACGAGGTTCTAAGAGGGGTTGCCGAGATATTGCAGAGCAATATTCGCATGGGTGATTTGGCAGCGCGTATCGGGGGCGATGAGTTTGTTGTCATTTTAACTGAGACAAACCGGGAAGGTGCCAGGGTTGTCGCTGAGGCCCTTGGTAAATGCTTAAGAGATAAATCGTTTTTCTCTTCTGACAATCGAGAGTTTCATCAGACAGTTTCGATTGGTATAGCTAACTACCCTAATGATACGAACAACCTGACTGACCTCCTTGCTGGGATGGATGTCGCGATGTATCGGGCAAAAGAAATGGGTAAAAATGGATCTTGCACGTTAGACGCATTGAAAGATCGTGTAGAGACTAGCCGCCTTACCCGAGATTATGCTGAAAAATTACGGAAGGCATTACAAGAAAAAAGATTCATCCCATATTATCAGCCAATTGTAAATTGCCGTACCCAAGAGGTTTTTGCCTATGAAACACTGGCAAGACTAGTAGAACCCACTGGTGAAACAATCTCTGCAGGCATATTTATAGAGGCAATTGAGAAGTACGGTCTAGCAAGAGAGTTGGATCGTGCCATTATAGAACATGCTTTTAATGACAAATATCAACTACACAACACTGCGCATCCTGAGGCTAAATTATTTCTGAATCTATCGGCACAGGAAATACAAGGCCGAGGAATATTAGGCTATGCGGAAGAGTTGTGTCATCAATTGAAAATACCCCCTTCTCATGTTGTATTTGAAATATTAGAACGCGACGCGATTAGCGACATGACTAATATGCGAAAATTTCTTGCGAAATTACGCGATAAAGGATTTGCCTTTGCCCTTGATGATTTTGGGAGCGGTTACAACTCCTTTCATTACCTGAGAGAGTTGCGATTTGAATACGTCAAAATAGACGGAGCGTTCGTTCGTAATATATTGAACTCAAAGGTTGACTATGCTCTTGTCAGCAACCTTTCTCGCCTATGTCATGATCTTGGGATACAAACGATTGCTGAGTTTGTGGAAAATCAAGAGATACTTGAAGCACTTCAGCATATGAAAATTGATTATGTTCAAGGCTTTCATATAAGCCTACCGAAGCGTGAAATGAATTAA
- a CDS encoding sensor domain-containing diguanylate cyclase, translating into MASYLSNLPALLANKLPHAWKNEERGISDRLLWNIFEYAPLGMAVLDSSLNYLLVNSAFCEMLGYSRDDFKVLTPLDITFSDDVELSRQKLEALIHGNINVYQIEKRYVRKNGNVVWMNLTISMVRNPDDEANLYVAQIQDVSGQKALEEKQRLATAVFNHSNQGIMVTDSDNKIVTVNPAFTELTGYSLKEVIGSNPNLLSSGQQSKEFYQNMWKTLQTLGHWEGDVWNRKKTGEVYAEWLSISTVRDSNDNVSSYVAMFSDITEKKKASDKILEYANYDPLTRLPNRRLFNDRLQQAIIKAKRSNQKLGLVFIDLDHFKEVNDELGHAAGDELLIQVAKKIMNKVRAADTVARLGGDEFVVILNDLNDRDAIELVANSIVLALREPFNIFGNIVHVSGSLGLITYPEGAEDSENLLKGADEAMYQAKQSGKNCYRVYQDNHG; encoded by the coding sequence ATGGCCTCTTACCTCAGCAATCTACCGGCTCTACTGGCAAATAAGCTTCCTCATGCTTGGAAAAATGAAGAGAGGGGGATAAGTGATCGACTGCTCTGGAATATCTTTGAGTATGCTCCCCTTGGCATGGCCGTTTTAGATTCTTCTTTAAATTATCTATTGGTAAATAGCGCATTCTGCGAAATGCTTGGATATAGCAGAGATGATTTTAAAGTGCTTACACCATTGGATATTACATTTTCGGATGATGTCGAACTTAGCCGCCAGAAACTTGAGGCATTGATACATGGAAATATAAATGTTTATCAAATAGAAAAACGCTACGTCAGAAAAAATGGCAATGTGGTTTGGATGAACCTCACCATTTCGATGGTGAGGAATCCAGATGATGAAGCAAACTTGTATGTTGCCCAAATTCAGGATGTATCTGGTCAAAAAGCATTGGAAGAAAAGCAGCGTCTAGCCACTGCGGTTTTCAATCATAGTAACCAAGGGATTATGGTCACTGATTCTGACAATAAGATTGTCACTGTTAATCCCGCATTCACGGAGTTAACCGGGTATTCTTTGAAAGAAGTGATTGGATCCAACCCTAATCTGCTGAGCTCTGGTCAGCAGTCAAAAGAGTTCTACCAGAATATGTGGAAAACCCTACAAACTCTTGGTCATTGGGAGGGGGATGTATGGAACAGAAAGAAAACGGGAGAAGTGTACGCCGAATGGTTATCTATCAGTACGGTCCGTGATAGTAATGACAACGTATCCAGTTATGTGGCTATGTTTTCTGACATTACTGAAAAAAAGAAAGCTTCCGATAAGATATTGGAATACGCCAATTACGATCCTTTGACACGTTTACCCAATCGGAGATTATTTAATGATCGCTTACAGCAAGCGATTATCAAAGCAAAACGTTCCAATCAGAAGCTCGGACTGGTTTTTATTGATCTTGATCATTTCAAAGAGGTAAATGACGAATTAGGTCATGCCGCTGGTGACGAGCTCCTGATCCAGGTTGCGAAAAAGATTATGAATAAGGTTCGTGCGGCAGACACGGTTGCAAGACTGGGCGGTGATGAATTTGTAGTTATTCTAAATGATCTTAATGACCGAGATGCCATTGAGTTAGTCGCTAACTCAATAGTGTTGGCATTGCGAGAACCTTTTAATATTTTTGGAAACATTGTCCATGTTTCTGGCAGTCTAGGCCTCATAACTTATCCAGAAGGTGCAGAAGATTCAGAGAATCTGCTGAAGGGTGCCGATGAGGCCATGTATCAAGCAAAACAATCCGGGAAAAACTGCTACAGAGTTTATCAGGATAATCATGGATGA
- a CDS encoding methyl-accepting chemotaxis protein has product MLFVNIFKNKETEAEHIYMRSLISAINKSQCVIEFDLEGSVITANPNMLSILGYSLEEVIGMPHFTFVDMEDRQSSAYQAFWESLRAGNYQTGIYKRIAKDGREVWLQASYNPILGLDGNPIKIVKYAMDVTAQQLKEADATGQMQAISKSQGVIEFDLDGTVLTANQKFLDIIGYTLEEAKGKPHSTFVDTETRDSSTYKEFWQRLRAGNYDAGVYKRIAKNGREVWLQASYNPIFDLHGKPFKVVKYASDITDLEIKLADYSGQIAAIGKAQGVIEFNLDGTVITANPKFLEILGYTMEEAIGKPHSTFVDDETRNSKTYQEFWERLRAGQYDAGVYKRIAKNGKEIWLQASYNPIFDMNGKPFKVVKYATDITEQELKHADFSGQLAAIAKSQGVIEFNLDSTVITANTKFLDILGYSLEEAAGKPHSTFVDAETRKSAEYQQFWERLRAGQFDAGVYKRIAKNGKEVWLQASYNPIFDLNGKPFKVVKYATDITEQVLSTQAMSRTVEETQEIVAQAKAGDLTKRISLADKTNELRILCEGVNALIGNMAEIITQIKRSSDTISTSANEIATGNNDLSQRTEEQASMLEETASSMEELASTVRQNANNANQANQLVHEASEIAMKGGEVVNEVIHTMSGISESSNKIVDIISVIDGIAFQTNILALNAAVEAARAGEHGRGFAVVASEVRNLAQRSASAAKEITQLITASVAKVKDGSKLVAEAGSTMEDIVASVKNVTTIMTEITHASSEQSTGIEQVNVAVSNMDQVTQQNAALVEEAAAAAMSLADQANILMEAVSRYRIEENQTHQSIRPLLMSVN; this is encoded by the coding sequence ATGCTTTTCGTTAATATATTTAAAAATAAAGAAACAGAAGCTGAGCATATTTATATGCGTAGCCTAATTTCCGCAATAAATAAATCTCAGTGTGTTATCGAATTTGATCTCGAAGGTAGTGTTATCACTGCGAATCCCAATATGTTGTCCATACTGGGATACTCGCTTGAAGAAGTCATTGGCATGCCTCACTTTACTTTTGTTGACATGGAAGATCGCCAAAGTAGTGCCTATCAAGCCTTTTGGGAATCATTACGTGCAGGGAACTACCAGACTGGCATCTACAAACGTATTGCCAAAGATGGTCGGGAAGTCTGGCTTCAAGCCTCTTACAATCCTATCTTAGGACTAGATGGAAATCCCATAAAGATAGTTAAATATGCGATGGATGTCACAGCTCAGCAATTAAAAGAAGCAGATGCTACTGGTCAAATGCAAGCCATTTCAAAATCCCAAGGAGTGATTGAGTTCGATCTCGACGGTACCGTTCTTACGGCCAATCAGAAATTTCTCGACATCATTGGTTATACCTTGGAAGAAGCAAAGGGTAAGCCACATAGCACTTTTGTTGACACCGAGACTCGCGATAGTTCTACTTATAAGGAGTTTTGGCAGAGGTTGCGTGCCGGGAATTATGATGCAGGGGTTTATAAGCGGATAGCTAAAAACGGGCGCGAGGTATGGCTCCAAGCGTCCTACAACCCCATCTTCGATTTGCATGGAAAGCCATTCAAGGTTGTGAAGTATGCTTCTGACATTACGGATCTTGAAATAAAACTCGCAGATTACTCTGGCCAGATCGCAGCCATCGGTAAGGCGCAAGGCGTTATCGAATTCAATCTTGATGGCACCGTTATTACTGCTAATCCCAAATTTTTAGAAATATTAGGGTATACGATGGAGGAGGCGATAGGCAAACCTCACAGTACTTTTGTAGATGACGAGACGCGTAACAGCAAGACATATCAGGAGTTTTGGGAACGTCTGCGTGCTGGTCAATATGATGCAGGGGTTTACAAGCGAATTGCCAAAAATGGAAAAGAGATTTGGTTGCAGGCCTCCTACAATCCAATTTTCGATATGAACGGCAAACCTTTCAAAGTGGTCAAGTACGCGACTGATATTACTGAGCAAGAGTTAAAGCATGCAGATTTTTCTGGCCAGTTAGCTGCTATTGCCAAGTCTCAAGGTGTTATTGAATTCAATTTAGATAGTACGGTAATTACGGCGAATACTAAGTTTCTAGATATATTGGGCTACAGCCTTGAAGAGGCGGCAGGCAAGCCACATAGCACGTTCGTTGATGCTGAGACCCGGAAAAGCGCCGAGTATCAGCAATTTTGGGAGCGATTGCGTGCTGGTCAGTTTGATGCAGGCGTTTACAAGCGAATTGCGAAAAACGGTAAAGAGGTTTGGTTGCAAGCTTCCTATAACCCCATCTTCGATTTGAATGGCAAACCTTTCAAGGTGGTCAAGTATGCGACTGATATTACGGAGCAAGTGCTAAGTACCCAAGCAATGAGTCGTACGGTCGAAGAAACCCAGGAAATTGTGGCTCAAGCAAAAGCTGGTGATTTGACCAAGCGAATTTCACTTGCCGATAAAACCAATGAATTACGCATACTCTGTGAAGGTGTCAATGCATTGATCGGAAACATGGCCGAGATCATTACGCAGATCAAACGCTCAAGCGATACCATCTCTACATCTGCCAATGAGATCGCGACGGGTAATAATGATTTATCCCAGCGCACTGAAGAGCAGGCATCCATGCTGGAAGAAACTGCTTCAAGTATGGAAGAGCTGGCCTCTACGGTGAGACAGAACGCCAACAATGCAAATCAAGCCAATCAGCTTGTTCATGAGGCCTCAGAGATTGCAATGAAGGGCGGCGAAGTGGTTAACGAAGTCATTCATACCATGTCAGGCATAAGTGAAAGCTCGAACAAAATCGTGGATATCATTAGCGTCATCGATGGTATCGCTTTCCAGACTAACATCCTGGCGTTGAATGCTGCCGTGGAGGCGGCCCGAGCAGGGGAGCATGGACGCGGATTTGCCGTTGTGGCAAGTGAGGTGCGCAATCTGGCCCAGCGCTCGGCTTCTGCAGCCAAGGAAATTACACAATTGATAACTGCCTCGGTTGCTAAGGTCAAAGATGGCTCCAAGCTTGTGGCTGAAGCAGGCTCAACGATGGAGGATATTGTCGCTTCTGTGAAAAATGTTACTACAATAATGACAGAGATTACTCATGCTTCGTCTGAGCAGAGTACTGGCATCGAACAAGTGAATGTTGCGGTCAGCAACATGGATCAAGTCACGCAACAGAACGCAGCCTTGGTTGAGGAGGCCGCAGCAGCGGCTATGTCACTGGCGGATCAGGCCAATATTCTAATGGAAGCTGTTTCACGCTACAGAATTGAGGAAAATCAAACACATCAGAGTATTAGGCCTCTATTAATGTCAGTAAATTAA
- a CDS encoding ester cyclase, translating to MDKYQLAAIYREYISCLNKQNWQELGRYVHSDVQRNGEKLGIEGYEAMLRKSYEDIPDLEYRIGILVAEPPIVATRLLFDCTPHGEPFGIPVNGKRISFSENVFYVFREEKIEKVWSVIDVGAIAAQL from the coding sequence ATGGATAAATACCAACTGGCAGCCATCTATCGAGAATACATCTCATGTCTTAATAAGCAAAACTGGCAAGAGCTAGGGCGATATGTGCATTCAGATGTCCAGCGAAATGGTGAAAAACTGGGGATTGAAGGCTATGAGGCTATGTTGAGAAAGAGCTATGAAGATATTCCCGACCTGGAGTATAGGATTGGAATCCTTGTCGCTGAGCCTCCTATAGTTGCAACTCGCCTTCTCTTCGATTGCACGCCTCATGGCGAGCCGTTTGGGATACCAGTGAATGGCAAGAGGATTTCATTTTCAGAGAATGTGTTCTATGTTTTTCGTGAGGAGAAGATTGAAAAGGTGTGGTCGGTGATCGATGTTGGAGCTATCGCAGCCCAGCTCTGA
- a CDS encoding integration host factor subunit beta, with protein MTKSELINILAEKFQEIPHDDTEMAVNVILDAMTKTLGNHDRIEIRGFGSFVVKYKLARNARNPKTGEAVYVEEKAAPHFKAGIELKQRVNKSMEPTIKLAA; from the coding sequence ATGACTAAATCAGAACTTATAAATATTTTGGCCGAGAAATTCCAAGAAATCCCCCATGATGATACTGAGATGGCAGTTAATGTGATTCTGGATGCCATGACCAAAACCCTAGGTAATCATGATCGAATAGAGATAAGAGGGTTTGGCAGCTTTGTGGTTAAATATAAGCTCGCTCGCAATGCTCGTAATCCTAAAACTGGTGAGGCAGTTTATGTTGAGGAAAAAGCAGCCCCACATTTTAAAGCTGGAATAGAGTTAAAGCAGCGAGTAAATAAATCGATGGAACCGACTATCAAATTGGCTGCTTAA
- a CDS encoding MbcA/ParS/Xre antitoxin family protein yields the protein MTNYEKLVSQVEAILTDAGDPDVKDFDAAAWLEEWLQTPAPALGGVVPASIVESAEGFKLVSGMIKKIHAGVFA from the coding sequence ATGACTAATTACGAAAAACTGGTTTCCCAAGTGGAGGCGATCCTGACGGATGCCGGGGATCCGGATGTGAAGGATTTCGATGCTGCGGCCTGGCTAGAGGAATGGCTACAAACCCCGGCTCCTGCGCTGGGAGGTGTTGTGCCGGCAAGTATTGTGGAGTCTGCTGAGGGATTTAAACTTGTTTCTGGCATGATTAAGAAAATTCATGCTGGGGTGTTTGCGTAA
- a CDS encoding MBL fold metallo-hydrolase, with translation MRNIKLFENNEHRFILLNESEPGEEDGIRSNQYLIAHGDVGVLLDPGGFGVMPRVLAELLRYLRPDQIKAIFLSHQDPDIVGGISTWLELTDCPVYVSKIWMRFLPHYGLKDMSCFSGVPDEGMEYKLAPDFTLKVIPAHFLHSEGQINVYDPISKILFTGDIGAAMLPMEKDDPYVDDFQSHLPYIAGFHKRYMCSNKAIRCWLANIADLDIDIIAPQHGPVYRGAAVKEFLEWFRDLQCGVDLMSPGGSFSSGEFA, from the coding sequence ATGCGAAATATAAAATTATTCGAAAATAATGAGCACAGATTTATTTTGTTAAATGAAAGTGAGCCAGGCGAAGAAGACGGTATACGTTCAAATCAATATTTGATCGCCCATGGGGATGTAGGCGTGCTTTTGGATCCAGGTGGTTTTGGAGTCATGCCCCGCGTTCTAGCTGAACTACTACGGTATCTTCGTCCGGACCAAATAAAAGCCATCTTCCTTTCACATCAAGATCCTGACATAGTCGGTGGGATTTCTACTTGGTTGGAACTGACGGACTGCCCTGTATATGTATCCAAGATTTGGATGCGATTTCTACCTCACTACGGGCTGAAAGACATGTCATGCTTCTCAGGGGTACCTGATGAAGGCATGGAATATAAATTAGCTCCAGATTTCACTCTCAAGGTTATCCCCGCCCATTTCCTTCACTCTGAGGGGCAAATCAATGTCTATGATCCGATCTCTAAAATACTATTCACTGGAGATATTGGAGCTGCGATGCTGCCCATGGAAAAAGACGATCCATATGTGGATGATTTCCAAAGTCACCTACCATATATAGCTGGGTTTCATAAACGGTATATGTGTTCAAACAAAGCAATACGATGCTGGCTAGCCAATATTGCTGATCTTGATATTGACATCATTGCTCCGCAGCATGGGCCAGTTTATCGGGGCGCTGCGGTCAAAGAGTTTCTTGAATGGTTTCGGGATCTTCAATGTGGAGTGGATTTAATGAGTCCTGGCGGCTCATTCTCATCAGGTGAGTTTGCATAA
- a CDS encoding SIR2 family protein gives MSDINYEKQAQDYYGKAPIIILGSGASAAHGISGMWGLGQHLIKTTDVSGLSASEMGSWQIFCQTLRDGLDLEAALHQVDLSKELTCRIINSTWSLINAEDRSIFKSGLQNRSMFPLSRLLEHMFESSLKKINIITTNYDRLAEYACDQSRIHHYTGFTHGFFRQIATPDELTCSRRVNIWKVHGSLDWFQSPLEDTIAISGANEIPENYSPQIVTPGTQKYQKTHLEPFRSIINNADIAINEAGSYLCIGYGFNDEHIQPKLMAKCLRQGAPVTIITYALSESARKLILGGKAQNYLAIERGATDNQSVVYSSLASSSLKVEKNIWSLEGFMSVIM, from the coding sequence TTGTCTGACATTAATTACGAAAAGCAAGCTCAGGACTATTACGGCAAGGCTCCCATCATTATTTTGGGTAGCGGAGCCTCGGCTGCACATGGAATTTCTGGCATGTGGGGGCTTGGGCAACATTTGATTAAAACAACTGATGTTTCAGGACTATCTGCTTCCGAGATGGGGTCATGGCAGATTTTCTGTCAGACACTGAGGGACGGTTTGGATTTAGAAGCGGCACTTCATCAAGTTGATTTATCTAAGGAGTTGACTTGCAGAATCATAAATTCTACTTGGTCACTTATAAACGCTGAAGATCGCAGCATCTTTAAGAGTGGCTTGCAAAACCGCTCAATGTTCCCGTTGAGCCGCTTGCTTGAGCACATGTTTGAATCAAGCCTGAAAAAGATAAATATCATCACTACAAACTATGATCGCTTGGCAGAGTACGCATGCGACCAAAGCAGAATTCATCACTACACTGGGTTTACACACGGATTTTTCCGTCAAATAGCCACGCCCGATGAATTAACCTGCTCACGTAGGGTGAATATTTGGAAGGTACACGGATCTCTGGACTGGTTTCAGTCTCCTCTAGAAGACACCATCGCAATTTCAGGCGCCAATGAAATCCCTGAAAATTACAGCCCTCAGATTGTGACACCTGGCACGCAAAAGTACCAAAAGACGCACCTTGAGCCATTCCGGTCCATCATCAATAATGCCGACATAGCTATAAATGAGGCAGGCTCATACTTGTGCATTGGATATGGATTCAATGATGAACATATTCAGCCAAAACTTATGGCCAAATGTCTGCGTCAGGGGGCGCCAGTCACCATCATCACATACGCGCTCTCGGAGTCAGCAAGAAAGCTTATCCTTGGCGGAAAAGCACAAAATTACTTAGCCATAGAGCGAGGAGCAACAGATAACCAGTCTGTTGTTTACTCTTCTCTTGCCAGCTCCTCTCTTAAAGTAGAGAAAAATATCTGGAGCCTTGAAGGCTTCATGTCAGTCATTATGTAG
- a CDS encoding SOS response-associated peptidase — MCSHYDPVLNAQKLKQHFGVDDLPPGLKPSLWPTYVGPFLRKHEHADVGDEAVPFKELMVGSFGLIPHWAKDTKIARQTYNARSETVHEKPAFRDSWRLNRHCIIPAEAIFEPDWRSGKGVATRIVRTDGKPMGIAGIWTGWKNPANGEILRSFSMLTVNADDHSFMRNFHKPDDEKRMVVILHEDEYDGWLNSTAEDARHYLRQYPADGMRVAVHD; from the coding sequence ATGTGCTCCCACTACGACCCCGTCCTCAACGCCCAAAAGCTGAAGCAGCACTTCGGCGTCGATGATCTTCCGCCAGGTCTCAAGCCCAGCCTATGGCCTACCTATGTGGGACCATTCCTCCGCAAGCACGAGCATGCCGATGTAGGTGACGAAGCCGTACCATTCAAAGAATTGATGGTTGGCTCCTTCGGCCTGATCCCCCATTGGGCCAAGGATACCAAGATTGCCCGGCAAACCTATAACGCCAGGTCGGAGACCGTCCATGAGAAACCGGCATTCCGGGATTCCTGGCGCTTGAATCGCCATTGCATCATTCCGGCTGAGGCGATCTTCGAACCCGACTGGCGATCCGGTAAAGGAGTGGCCACCCGGATAGTCCGGACGGACGGGAAACCGATGGGGATTGCCGGGATATGGACCGGGTGGAAGAACCCGGCTAACGGGGAGATCCTACGCAGTTTTTCAATGCTGACGGTGAATGCCGATGATCATTCGTTCATGCGCAACTTTCACAAGCCTGACGACGAAAAGCGCATGGTGGTGATCCTGCATGAGGATGAGTATGATGGATGGCTCAATTCAACCGCAGAGGATGCCCGGCATTATCTGCGGCAGTATCCGGCAGATGGCATGAGAGTGGCGGTCCATGACTAA